Proteins encoded by one window of bacterium (Candidatus Blackallbacteria) CG13_big_fil_rev_8_21_14_2_50_49_14:
- a CDS encoding competence protein TfoX, whose product MPTDKAWLETLLKQLDLQAELSAKAMFGEYALYAQAKIVALLADNQLFVKPTEAGRAFIQTPIERSPYPGAKPCFLIQEPLKDPAWLRQLIQITTQELPAPKPKKPTQRKTKS is encoded by the coding sequence ATGCCCACCGATAAAGCCTGGCTCGAAACCCTGCTCAAACAGTTGGACCTTCAAGCAGAACTCTCAGCCAAAGCCATGTTTGGGGAATACGCCCTTTATGCCCAAGCGAAAATTGTGGCCCTGCTTGCCGACAACCAGCTTTTCGTCAAGCCCACAGAAGCAGGCCGCGCCTTTATTCAAACCCCGATTGAACGTTCACCCTACCCCGGTGCCAAACCCTGTTTTCTGATTCAAGAGCCACTCAAAGATCCGGCTTGGCTCAGACAACTGATTCAGATCACAACCCAAGAACTGCCTGCCCCCAAACCCAAGAAACCAACTCAGCGCAAAACCAAGTCATGA
- a CDS encoding dehydrogenase — translation MKNLHYRNCHLCEAMCGLEIEYEGERVLSIRGDQADPFSQGHLCPKAVAIQDIHTDSDRVRAPQKKIKGAWVEISWDEALDTVATKLSQLQERYGPDSVAIYMGNPMAHNFGGVLYLSALHEALKTRNKYSATSVDQLPHMLAGFLMFGHQLLMPVPDLDRTDFFLNIGGNPLASNGSIMTAPNIRKRFKALKARGGKLVVIDPRRTETSQIADQHLFISPGRDAFLLLAMLHTLFAENLVKKESPHATSLFGGGEMPGWVADFPPEAVAGVTGISAEDIKTLARDFCAARSAVCYVRFGACTQAFGALVVWLSYVLNGMTGNFDRAGGLMFTSPAADLVGVSKRLGKAGSFGRYFSRVRHLPEFGGEFPVSTLADEMETPGQAQIRGLLTLAGNPVLSSPNGGRLEKALEQLEFMASIDLYCNETSCKADILLPASFALEEDHFDLIFNLLSVRNTLKYSPALFERVGNTKPDWEIIFELAQRLQIKKGGLDSLFAQAMQFLGKGLKPAALVDTMIRFGRYGDWFLPFSQGLNLAKLKAHPHGLDLGALQPALPEILCTPDQKINWAPREYLADLSRLKQDLKRPAPEFLLIGRRQLRSNNSWMHNSLRLVRGKNPCTLLMHAQNAANLELVSGDWVEVCSATGALQVSVEVTDAIMPGVVSLPHGWGHDRQGVQLKIAREHAGVSLNDITEHLSIDALSGNAALNGVSVKIRKIEPAQQDS, via the coding sequence GTGAAAAATCTGCATTATCGAAATTGCCATCTCTGTGAGGCGATGTGCGGTCTTGAAATTGAATATGAAGGCGAGCGGGTACTCTCCATTCGCGGAGATCAGGCGGATCCCTTCAGTCAGGGACATCTTTGCCCCAAGGCGGTGGCTATCCAGGATATTCATACCGATTCGGATCGTGTGCGCGCCCCCCAGAAGAAAATCAAGGGGGCCTGGGTTGAGATCAGTTGGGATGAGGCTTTGGATACGGTGGCTACAAAACTCTCTCAGCTTCAAGAACGCTATGGTCCCGATTCTGTTGCGATTTATATGGGAAATCCGATGGCTCACAATTTTGGTGGGGTTTTGTATCTCAGCGCCTTGCATGAAGCCCTCAAAACCCGCAACAAATACTCGGCGACCTCTGTCGACCAGCTCCCGCATATGCTGGCGGGGTTCTTGATGTTTGGCCACCAGCTGCTCATGCCGGTGCCCGATCTGGATCGCACAGATTTTTTTCTGAATATTGGGGGCAATCCCCTGGCTTCAAATGGCAGTATCATGACCGCACCCAATATTCGTAAACGTTTCAAAGCCTTGAAAGCACGCGGCGGCAAACTGGTTGTGATTGATCCCCGGCGAACAGAAACCAGTCAAATTGCCGATCAGCATCTGTTTATTTCGCCTGGGCGGGATGCGTTTCTGCTCTTGGCCATGCTCCATACTCTTTTTGCCGAAAATCTCGTCAAAAAAGAGTCTCCCCATGCCACTTCCCTGTTCGGGGGAGGTGAAATGCCGGGCTGGGTAGCTGATTTTCCCCCCGAGGCTGTGGCTGGGGTGACGGGGATTTCTGCTGAAGACATAAAAACCTTGGCACGGGATTTCTGCGCGGCCCGCTCTGCTGTCTGTTATGTTCGCTTTGGGGCCTGCACCCAGGCCTTTGGGGCTCTTGTGGTTTGGCTCAGCTATGTCTTGAATGGCATGACAGGGAATTTTGACCGGGCGGGTGGTTTGATGTTTACTTCACCGGCTGCCGATTTGGTGGGTGTTTCCAAACGTTTAGGAAAAGCAGGCAGCTTTGGCCGCTATTTTTCCCGCGTGCGCCACCTGCCTGAATTTGGGGGGGAGTTTCCTGTTTCCACCTTGGCTGACGAGATGGAGACACCGGGTCAAGCTCAGATTCGGGGGCTTTTGACCCTGGCGGGGAACCCTGTTTTATCAAGCCCCAATGGGGGGCGTCTGGAAAAAGCTTTGGAGCAGCTTGAGTTTATGGCTTCAATTGATCTCTATTGCAATGAAACCTCCTGCAAGGCAGATATTTTGCTGCCAGCCAGTTTTGCGCTTGAAGAGGATCATTTTGATTTGATTTTTAATCTGCTCTCGGTAAGAAATACCCTGAAGTATTCCCCCGCCCTGTTTGAGCGGGTGGGAAATACCAAACCCGATTGGGAAATTATTTTTGAATTGGCCCAACGTCTGCAAATCAAAAAAGGAGGCCTGGATTCCCTGTTCGCGCAGGCCATGCAGTTCTTGGGCAAAGGCCTCAAACCTGCGGCACTGGTAGACACAATGATCCGTTTCGGGCGCTATGGGGATTGGTTTTTGCCTTTTTCGCAGGGGTTGAATCTTGCAAAACTCAAAGCGCATCCGCATGGACTGGATTTGGGAGCGCTTCAGCCTGCTTTGCCCGAGATTCTCTGCACGCCAGATCAAAAAATCAACTGGGCCCCCCGGGAATATCTTGCTGATCTCTCGCGGCTCAAACAGGATTTGAAGCGACCCGCTCCTGAATTTCTGTTGATTGGACGCAGACAGTTAAGAAGCAATAATTCCTGGATGCATAACAGTTTGAGACTGGTAAGGGGAAAAAATCCCTGTACGCTGCTGATGCATGCCCAGAATGCAGCAAATTTGGAGCTTGTTTCAGGGGATTGGGTCGAGGTCTGTTCTGCGACTGGGGCCCTTCAGGTTTCGGTTGAGGTGACGGATGCGATCATGCCTGGGGTGGTCAGTTTACCGCATGGCTGGGGACATGATCGCCAGGGCGTCCAATTGAAAATTGCCCGCGAGCATGCCGGGGTTAGCCTCAACGATATAACCGAGCATTTGAGCATTGACGCGCTTTCTGGCAATGCCGCCCTCAATGGGGTGTCGGTCAAAATTCGCAAAATTGAGCCCGCTCAGCAAGATTCCTGA
- a CDS encoding DUF1361 domain-containing protein — MSEPSSLTITQKLRPGLLLPFSLLGLFSVALLFFRIRYTGTPYFSFLVWNLFLALIPLAVSTIFRLGENRFQGLPWLVAGLALWLPFFPNAPYIITDLIHLRYRMNMPVWFDALLILSFALCGLLAGFLSLWDFEQAIARRWGAWAGVGFSGLTLFLAGVGIYLGRFLRWNSWDLLHHPRAVLTDTLQPFFQPGAFLPVLGVIGFIFMFQACVYLCFRQMLRLPHETI; from the coding sequence ATGTCTGAACCCTCATCTCTGACCATCACGCAAAAGCTGCGCCCTGGTTTGTTGCTGCCCTTTTCTTTGCTTGGGCTTTTCAGTGTGGCTTTGCTTTTTTTTAGAATTCGCTATACCGGCACCCCTTATTTTTCATTTTTGGTTTGGAATCTCTTTTTGGCCTTGATTCCCCTGGCGGTCAGTACGATCTTTCGCCTGGGAGAAAACCGCTTTCAGGGGCTGCCCTGGCTTGTTGCTGGCTTGGCGCTTTGGCTGCCTTTTTTTCCAAACGCGCCGTATATTATTACCGATCTGATTCATCTGCGCTATCGCATGAATATGCCGGTCTGGTTTGATGCCTTGCTGATTCTTTCTTTTGCGCTCTGTGGGCTTTTGGCGGGTTTTCTCTCGCTTTGGGATTTTGAGCAGGCGATTGCCCGGCGTTGGGGGGCTTGGGCAGGGGTTGGCTTTTCAGGTCTGACCCTGTTTCTGGCTGGCGTGGGTATTTATCTTGGGCGTTTTCTGCGCTGGAACAGTTGGGATTTGCTTCACCATCCCCGCGCGGTGCTGACAGATACCCTGCAGCCCTTTTTTCAGCCGGGTGCGTTTTTGCCTGTTTTGGGCGTGATTGGTTTTATCTTCATGTTTCAAGCCTGTGTTTATCTCTGCTTCCGCCAGATGCTGCGTTTGCCCCACGAAACCATTTAA
- a CDS encoding ArsC family transcriptional regulator, whose amino-acid sequence MSNLQIFGTRKCSETRKAERFFKERGQKFQFIDLKETKISKGELNSIRKSVPLKDLINTQGAEYQKRNLKYIVHDIETELLEHPLLLMTPIVRQGPKATVGFQPEIWKTWLA is encoded by the coding sequence ATGAGCAATCTGCAAATTTTTGGCACGCGCAAATGTTCTGAAACCCGCAAGGCTGAGCGCTTTTTCAAGGAACGGGGACAGAAGTTTCAGTTTATTGATCTCAAAGAGACGAAAATCAGCAAGGGAGAATTGAACAGTATCCGCAAATCTGTGCCTTTAAAGGATCTGATCAATACCCAGGGCGCAGAGTACCAGAAGCGCAACCTCAAATATATTGTGCATGATATCGAGACTGAGCTTTTAGAGCATCCCCTGCTCCTCATGACCCCGATTGTGCGCCAGGGCCCCAAAGCAACCGTGGGTTTTCAGCCTGAAATCTGGAAAACCTGGTTGGCTTAA
- a CDS encoding DNA topoisomerase IV codes for MSQKTTPVAYDENAIKTLSSLDHIRLRPGMYIGRLGNGNHRDDGIYVLVKEVVDNAIDEFIMGHGSRVEIRLEGDLVTVRDFGRGIPLGKVVDCVSTINTGAKYNDDVFQFSVGLNGVGTKAVNALSASFTVRSYREGRYKEARFEQGALVHEEEGPSKERNGTLVQFVADTEVFGPFHYNLEFLNRRFAYYAYLNAGLSLDFNGEIFYSDQGLYDLLQHEVESEKLYDPIYFKGHRIEFALTHTQAYGDDYLSFVNGQYTSDGGTHLSAFKEGVLKGVNEFAKRSFQADDVREGLAGAIAIKIKDPVFESQTKNKLGNTDVKTWIVQEVKREVEDYLYKNPEVAQIILDKVSLNERIRKELQGIKKLVKEKAKKVAVKVPKLKDCKFHLNAKQPRGEESMIFITEGQSASGSIVMSRDVMTQAVFPLKGKPVNVYGAKRNLLYENEELYNIVQALGIEDNVDNLRYNKVILATDADVDGMHIRNLLLTIFLHFFEALVLRGHVYILETPLFRVRNPKQTLYCYSEQEKESALKKLGKGAEITRFKGLGEISPQEFGQFIGKDMRLLPVSVREKHEIPRLLTFYMGKNTQERKQYIMENLV; via the coding sequence ATGTCCCAGAAAACCACCCCCGTGGCCTATGATGAAAACGCAATCAAGACCCTCAGTTCCCTCGACCATATCCGCCTGCGTCCGGGCATGTATATCGGGCGTTTGGGCAATGGAAATCACCGCGATGATGGGATTTATGTCCTGGTCAAAGAGGTGGTTGATAACGCCATCGATGAATTTATTATGGGCCACGGTTCCCGTGTTGAAATTCGTTTAGAGGGAGATCTGGTCACTGTGCGTGACTTTGGCCGTGGGATTCCGCTCGGCAAGGTCGTGGATTGCGTTTCGACCATCAATACGGGTGCCAAATACAATGACGATGTCTTTCAGTTCAGTGTTGGGCTGAATGGGGTGGGCACCAAAGCTGTGAATGCCCTTTCTGCCAGTTTTACCGTGCGCAGCTACCGTGAGGGCCGCTACAAAGAAGCCCGATTTGAGCAGGGTGCACTCGTGCATGAAGAAGAAGGCCCCAGCAAAGAGCGCAACGGCACGCTGGTTCAGTTTGTGGCAGATACCGAGGTCTTTGGCCCTTTCCACTATAATTTGGAGTTCCTCAACCGTCGCTTTGCCTATTATGCCTATCTCAACGCTGGTCTGAGCCTTGATTTTAATGGTGAAATCTTTTATTCCGATCAGGGCCTTTATGATCTGCTGCAACATGAGGTGGAAAGCGAAAAACTCTACGATCCGATCTATTTCAAGGGGCACCGGATTGAATTTGCCCTGACCCATACCCAAGCCTATGGCGACGACTATCTTTCTTTTGTCAATGGGCAATATACCTCTGATGGCGGCACCCATCTCTCGGCCTTTAAAGAGGGCGTACTCAAGGGCGTAAATGAGTTTGCCAAACGCAGTTTTCAGGCCGATGACGTACGTGAAGGGCTGGCGGGTGCGATTGCAATCAAGATCAAAGACCCGGTTTTTGAATCCCAGACCAAAAACAAGCTTGGCAATACCGATGTTAAAACCTGGATCGTGCAAGAGGTCAAGCGCGAGGTTGAAGACTATCTGTATAAAAATCCTGAAGTGGCGCAGATTATTCTCGACAAGGTCAGTCTGAATGAGCGCATTCGCAAGGAATTGCAAGGCATTAAAAAGCTGGTCAAAGAAAAGGCGAAAAAAGTCGCAGTTAAGGTGCCCAAGCTCAAGGATTGTAAGTTTCATCTCAACGCCAAGCAGCCTCGGGGTGAAGAATCGATGATCTTCATTACCGAAGGCCAGTCGGCCAGTGGTTCGATTGTCATGAGCCGTGACGTGATGACCCAGGCCGTTTTTCCACTCAAGGGAAAACCCGTCAATGTCTATGGGGCCAAACGCAATCTGCTCTACGAAAACGAGGAGCTTTACAATATTGTGCAGGCCCTGGGCATTGAAGACAATGTTGATAATTTGCGCTATAACAAAGTTATTCTTGCCACCGATGCCGATGTGGACGGCATGCATATCCGCAATCTGCTGCTGACGATTTTTCTCCATTTCTTTGAGGCGCTGGTGCTGCGCGGGCATGTCTATATTCTCGAAACCCCGCTTTTCCGCGTGCGCAACCCCAAACAGACCCTTTACTGTTATTCTGAGCAGGAAAAAGAGAGTGCGCTGAAAAAGCTCGGTAAAGGGGCTGAAATTACCCGATTTAAAGGTTTAGGCGAAATTTCACCGCAGGAATTTGGTCAGTTTATTGGCAAAGATATGCGCCTGTTGCCTGTCAGCGTACGTGAAAAACATGAGATTCCCCGCCTGCTGACCTTTTATATGGGCAAAAATACCCAGGAGCGCAAGCAATATATTATGGAAAATCTGGTCTGA
- a CDS encoding secondary thiamine-phosphate synthase, which produces MPWFQKTFQLRPYPRGFHLITPEVEAALPALRQLQIGLAHLFIQHTSASLTLNENADPTVRSDFERHFNLLAPENAPYYQHVFEGPDDMPAHLKASLLGASLTVPIRDGHFLLGTWQGIYLCEHRDQGGRRTLTLTLQGE; this is translated from the coding sequence ATGCCCTGGTTCCAAAAAACCTTTCAGCTCAGGCCCTATCCCCGTGGTTTTCATTTGATCACCCCTGAAGTGGAAGCGGCTTTGCCTGCATTGCGCCAGCTTCAGATTGGGCTGGCCCATCTTTTTATTCAGCATACCTCTGCCAGTTTAACCCTGAATGAAAATGCAGATCCCACTGTGCGCAGTGATTTTGAGCGCCATTTCAATCTTTTGGCCCCTGAAAATGCGCCCTATTACCAACATGTCTTTGAAGGGCCGGATGATATGCCAGCCCATCTCAAGGCTTCCCTGCTGGGGGCTTCGCTGACGGTGCCGATTCGGGATGGACATTTCTTGCTGGGCACCTGGCAGGGGATTTATCTCTGTGAACACCGCGACCAGGGCGGTCGCCGTACCCTGACGCTGACCCTGCAAGGGGAGTAG
- a CDS encoding glutathione peroxidase, producing MSNLQTIPFKDKQGEEKTLKDFQAKATLVVNVASKCGLTPQYTGLQALYEKYHAQGLEIMGFPANEFLAQEPGSNEEIQSFCSLNYGVGFPIHQKIVVKGEGQHPLYKALTEGQPEAIKNENGQFETLLSSKGLITGEPHEIHWNFEKFLLNAEGQIVARFFPDITAKDERVISQIEALLAA from the coding sequence ATGAGCAATCTGCAAACCATTCCCTTCAAAGACAAACAGGGCGAAGAAAAAACCCTGAAAGATTTTCAGGCCAAGGCCACCCTGGTTGTCAACGTGGCCTCGAAATGTGGATTAACGCCTCAATACACAGGGCTCCAAGCGCTGTATGAAAAATACCATGCCCAAGGGCTTGAAATTATGGGGTTTCCCGCCAATGAATTTCTCGCTCAGGAACCTGGCAGCAATGAAGAAATTCAGAGCTTCTGCAGCCTGAACTATGGTGTGGGCTTTCCCATCCATCAAAAAATCGTGGTTAAGGGCGAAGGCCAACACCCGCTTTACAAAGCCCTGACAGAAGGTCAGCCCGAAGCAATTAAAAATGAAAACGGTCAGTTTGAAACCCTGCTCAGCAGCAAGGGCCTGATCACGGGCGAGCCCCATGAAATTCACTGGAATTTTGAAAAATTCCTGCTCAATGCCGAAGGCCAGATTGTGGCCCGGTTTTTTCCAGATATCACCGCCAAAGACGAGCGGGTAATCAGCCAGATTGAGGCTTTGCTCGCTGCTTAA
- a CDS encoding MarR family transcriptional regulator translates to MHEDSLKLENQLCHRLYTASNAMTRAYRPLLSELDLTYPQYLVMLALWQKDQIQVNRLIELTLIDGGSLTQILAKLQEKELLKSRTASDDRRKRLLCLTPKGQALKQAALKIPGLMLCKLKSLSLKEFQTLIELIDKLNQDLEI, encoded by the coding sequence ATGCACGAAGACAGCCTCAAACTTGAAAATCAATTGTGTCACCGCCTGTACACGGCTTCAAATGCCATGACACGGGCCTATCGTCCGCTCTTGAGCGAATTGGATCTGACGTATCCGCAATATTTGGTCATGCTCGCCCTTTGGCAAAAAGATCAAATCCAGGTCAATCGTTTGATTGAGTTGACTTTGATTGATGGGGGATCCTTGACGCAAATTCTGGCCAAGCTGCAGGAAAAAGAGTTGCTGAAAAGTCGCACCGCCTCTGATGACCGCCGCAAGCGTCTGCTGTGTCTCACGCCCAAGGGGCAGGCTTTGAAACAGGCCGCTTTAAAAATTCCCGGACTGATGCTCTGCAAACTCAAATCGCTTTCACTGAAAGAGTTTCAGACCCTGATTGAGCTGATAGATAAACTCAATCAGGATCTTGAGATTTGA
- a CDS encoding short-chain dehydrogenase/reductase, whose amino-acid sequence MSKKVVLITGASSGMGKVTALHLLQAGYTVYGAARRVELMQELEQAGGHPLKMDVTDADQVKAAVEQIMAQEGRIDVLINNAGYGSYGSVEETSIEEAKRQFEVNNFGLARLTQAVIPHMRKQGAGRIINISSMGGKIYFPLGAWYHASKHALEGWSDCLRIELKPFGIDVVIIEPGVIATEFGEVMSEPLLERSGQGPYAKMAKTMAKMTQESYQKPNAASPAHLIAETIAQAIQAKRPKTRYVAGKMARPMILLRKIFGDRIYDQALFGMLK is encoded by the coding sequence ATGTCAAAGAAAGTTGTTTTGATTACCGGAGCCTCCTCAGGCATGGGCAAAGTCACCGCCCTGCACCTGCTGCAGGCAGGCTATACCGTCTATGGCGCAGCCCGTCGTGTTGAACTGATGCAGGAATTAGAGCAAGCGGGGGGGCATCCGCTCAAAATGGACGTGACCGATGCAGACCAGGTCAAAGCCGCTGTTGAACAGATCATGGCCCAAGAAGGACGGATTGACGTACTGATCAACAATGCGGGCTATGGCAGCTATGGCTCGGTCGAAGAGACCAGCATAGAAGAGGCCAAGCGCCAGTTTGAAGTGAATAATTTTGGCCTTGCCCGTTTGACCCAAGCCGTGATCCCACACATGCGCAAACAGGGCGCAGGTAGAATTATCAATATCTCCTCGATGGGGGGAAAAATCTATTTCCCCCTGGGAGCCTGGTACCACGCCAGCAAACATGCCCTTGAAGGCTGGAGCGATTGCCTGCGGATTGAGTTAAAACCCTTTGGCATTGACGTGGTGATTATTGAACCCGGAGTGATTGCCACAGAATTTGGTGAGGTCATGTCAGAACCCCTGTTGGAGCGCTCAGGCCAGGGGCCCTATGCCAAAATGGCAAAGACCATGGCGAAAATGACACAGGAATCCTATCAAAAGCCCAATGCAGCTTCACCTGCCCACTTGATCGCAGAAACGATTGCCCAGGCCATTCAGGCCAAACGCCCGAAAACGCGCTATGTGGCAGGCAAAATGGCTCGCCCGATGATCCTGCTGCGCAAGATTTTTGGCGACAGAATCTACGATCAGGCCCTGTTCGGCATGCTGAAATAG